In Rheinheimera sp. MM224, one DNA window encodes the following:
- the zwf gene encoding glucose-6-phosphate dehydrogenase, with protein sequence MTTTAPLNKACDLILFGTKGDLARRKLLPALYQLEKSGLLHADSKVIGVARDELSLDGYKDLVETNLQKFIKEPLDAEVLARLKAKLQYVQVDLTKEDAYKALKNVTDPKNRIPVSYFATAPSLFGNICKGLSIAGLSAEPARVVLEKPIGHDLASSKVINDEVARYFGECQIYRIDHYLGKETVLNLLALRFANSIFAANWDHNAIDHVQITVAEEVGVEGRWGYYDDAGQMRDMVQNHLLQVLSLIAMEPPARLDADSIRDEKLKVLKALRPINVSNVQEKTVRGQYAGGYVAGTPVPGYLDEEDARPNSKTETFVAIKVDIDNWRWAGVPFYLRTGKRMPKKMSELVICFKPQPHNIFFETYKQLPANKLIIRLQPDEGVEIQIMNKIPGLGETMQLQQTKLDLSFDETFKSQRIADAYERLLLEAMLGNQYLFVRRDEVEQAWKWVDGILDAWKVTNEPPKPYQAGTWGPVSAISLLAREDRNWDE encoded by the coding sequence ATGACAACAACAGCACCACTGAACAAAGCCTGTGATCTGATTCTCTTTGGTACCAAGGGCGACCTTGCACGCCGCAAACTATTGCCAGCTCTCTATCAATTGGAAAAATCTGGTCTGTTGCATGCCGACAGCAAAGTCATTGGCGTTGCCCGTGATGAATTGAGTCTGGACGGCTACAAAGATCTCGTTGAAACCAACTTACAAAAATTTATTAAAGAGCCGCTGGACGCTGAAGTATTAGCGCGCTTAAAAGCCAAACTGCAATATGTGCAGGTGGATTTAACCAAAGAAGACGCTTACAAAGCGTTAAAGAACGTCACTGATCCGAAAAACCGTATTCCGGTCAGCTACTTCGCTACTGCTCCTTCTTTGTTTGGCAATATCTGTAAAGGATTGTCTATCGCGGGTTTATCGGCTGAGCCGGCCCGTGTGGTACTGGAAAAACCTATTGGTCACGATTTAGCTTCGTCTAAAGTGATCAACGATGAAGTCGCCAGGTACTTTGGTGAGTGCCAAATCTACCGTATCGACCACTATTTAGGTAAAGAGACTGTACTGAACCTGTTAGCTTTACGTTTTGCCAACTCCATTTTTGCCGCGAACTGGGATCACAATGCCATTGACCATGTGCAAATCACTGTGGCCGAAGAAGTTGGGGTAGAAGGGCGTTGGGGTTACTACGACGACGCCGGTCAAATGCGTGACATGGTGCAAAACCATTTATTACAAGTATTGTCGCTGATTGCGATGGAGCCACCAGCCCGTCTGGACGCAGACAGTATTCGTGATGAAAAGTTAAAAGTATTAAAAGCGCTGCGTCCTATTAATGTATCGAACGTGCAGGAAAAAACTGTGCGTGGCCAATACGCTGGCGGTTATGTGGCTGGTACTCCGGTTCCTGGTTACCTGGATGAGGAAGATGCGCGTCCAAACAGCAAAACCGAAACTTTTGTCGCTATTAAAGTTGATATCGACAACTGGCGTTGGGCTGGCGTGCCGTTCTATTTAAGAACGGGCAAACGTATGCCGAAAAAAATGAGCGAATTAGTCATTTGCTTTAAGCCGCAGCCACACAATATTTTCTTCGAAACCTATAAACAGTTACCAGCCAATAAGCTGATCATCCGTTTGCAGCCAGATGAAGGCGTTGAAATTCAGATCATGAACAAAATTCCTGGTCTGGGTGAAACCATGCAGTTGCAACAAACCAAACTGGACTTAAGTTTCGACGAAACCTTTAAATCGCAGCGTATCGCTGATGCGTATGAGCGTTTATTACTCGAAGCCATGTTAGGCAACCAGTATCTGTTTGTGCGTCGTGATGAAGTTGAACAAGCCTGGAAATGGGTCGACGGCATTCTGGATGCATGGAAAGTCACTAACGAGCCACCAAAACCTTATCAGGCTGGTACCTGGGGCCCTGTATCCGCCATTTCGTTATTGGCGCGTGAAGACAGAAACTGGGACGAATAA
- a CDS encoding MurR/RpiR family transcriptional regulator: protein MNVLEKIINSVNSFSKSERKVADVILANPQTTIHSSIAALAKMADVSEPTVNRFCRRLDTKGFPDFKLHLAQSLANGTPYVNRHVEEDDGPEAYTAKIFESTMAALDAARQNVDILTINRAVDVLTQAKKISFFGLGASASVAHDAQNKFFRFNVPVVCFDDIVMQRMSAINSAEGDVVVCISHTGRTKNLCDIAAIARENDATVIGITAYDSPLAKECTLVLSLDVPEDTDMYMPMASRVAQLVLIDILATGFTLRRGTKFRENLKKVKDSLRGSRFDKKDFQN, encoded by the coding sequence ATGAATGTGTTGGAAAAAATAATTAATAGCGTCAACAGCTTCAGTAAATCAGAGCGCAAAGTCGCCGACGTGATCCTGGCCAATCCGCAAACCACTATACACAGTAGTATAGCGGCTCTCGCCAAAATGGCCGATGTCAGCGAGCCTACAGTCAACAGGTTCTGTCGCCGTCTGGACACCAAAGGTTTTCCGGATTTTAAATTGCATCTGGCGCAGAGTCTGGCCAACGGCACTCCTTATGTAAACCGCCATGTAGAAGAAGATGACGGCCCTGAGGCATACACCGCCAAGATTTTTGAATCCACCATGGCCGCTTTAGACGCAGCTCGCCAAAACGTTGATATTCTTACTATTAATCGTGCTGTGGATGTACTGACTCAAGCGAAAAAAATCTCCTTTTTTGGTTTAGGTGCCTCAGCTTCTGTGGCGCACGATGCCCAGAATAAGTTTTTCCGTTTTAACGTCCCTGTCGTTTGTTTTGACGACATAGTGATGCAGCGTATGAGTGCTATTAATAGTGCTGAAGGGGATGTAGTGGTCTGTATCAGTCACACTGGCCGCACAAAAAACTTATGTGACATTGCTGCTATTGCCCGTGAAAACGATGCAACAGTCATTGGTATTACTGCGTACGACAGCCCTTTAGCGAAAGAATGTACGCTGGTGTTATCGCTGGATGTGCCTGAAGATACAGATATGTATATGCCGATGGCGTCTCGCGTGGCACAGCTGGTACTGATTGATATTCTGGCAACTGGCTTTACCTTGCGTCGTGGCACCAAATTCCGCGAAAACCTGAAAAAGGTCAAAGACAGCTTACGTGGCTCTCGTTTTGATAAAAAAGACTTTCAAAACTAA
- the pyk gene encoding pyruvate kinase, whose product MPRRTKIVATLGPATNSQAIIEKLILAGASVFRFNFSHGSAEDHKQRAEMVRAAAAKTGAHVAILGDLQGPKIRVSTFKNGSVILEEDQHFVLDADLPKGEGDETQVGIDYKELPADVQPGDVLLLDDGRIQMIVEHVVGQRIHTKVSVAGKLSNNKGINRLGGGLSAPALTEKDKTDISLAAYIDVDYLAVSFPRCGDDLRVARELARAAGSEALIVSKVERAEAVADDETLDDIIRASDAVMVARGDLGVEIGDAELVGQQKRIIARSRQLNRVVITATQMMESMIESPMPTRAEVMDVANAVLDGTDAVMLSGETAAGKYPMETVKAMARVCDGAEKHPRVQSSKHRMDISFTEISETIALSAMYAANHLTGIKAIISLTESGYTAKLMSRITSSQPIYALSRHQKTLNKMALYRGVYPVFFDSTQTPGQQKVSAAAIEAVQEIAHLKSGDLVILTYGDMMETVGASNTCKIVQIN is encoded by the coding sequence ATGCCCAGAAGAACTAAAATAGTCGCCACCCTTGGACCTGCAACGAATTCACAAGCCATTATTGAAAAACTGATCCTGGCCGGCGCCAGCGTGTTTCGGTTTAACTTTTCTCATGGCAGCGCCGAAGATCATAAACAACGCGCTGAAATGGTTCGCGCTGCAGCAGCCAAAACAGGCGCTCATGTCGCTATTCTGGGTGATTTACAAGGCCCGAAAATCCGAGTATCTACCTTTAAAAACGGTTCTGTCATTTTAGAAGAAGACCAACACTTTGTATTAGACGCTGATTTGCCAAAAGGCGAAGGCGATGAAACTCAGGTGGGTATCGACTATAAAGAATTACCTGCTGACGTACAGCCAGGTGATGTGCTGTTGTTAGATGATGGCCGTATCCAGATGATTGTGGAGCACGTTGTAGGTCAGCGTATTCATACCAAAGTCTCTGTGGCTGGTAAACTCAGCAACAATAAAGGTATTAACCGTTTAGGTGGTGGCTTGTCAGCCCCTGCCCTGACTGAAAAAGACAAAACAGATATCTCCTTAGCTGCTTATATAGACGTGGATTATCTGGCCGTGTCTTTCCCGCGTTGTGGTGATGATTTACGTGTTGCCCGTGAACTGGCTCGTGCTGCAGGTTCTGAAGCTTTAATCGTCTCTAAAGTAGAGCGCGCTGAAGCTGTAGCTGACGACGAAACTCTGGATGATATTATCCGAGCTTCTGATGCGGTCATGGTTGCCCGTGGTGATTTAGGTGTAGAAATCGGTGATGCTGAATTAGTAGGTCAGCAAAAACGTATTATTGCCCGCTCACGTCAGTTAAACCGTGTGGTGATCACTGCGACTCAGATGATGGAGTCGATGATTGAAAGCCCAATGCCAACCCGTGCTGAAGTGATGGACGTGGCCAACGCTGTACTTGATGGTACAGATGCGGTGATGTTATCCGGTGAAACTGCAGCTGGTAAATATCCAATGGAAACCGTGAAGGCGATGGCCCGTGTTTGTGATGGCGCCGAGAAGCACCCACGAGTGCAAAGCTCCAAACATCGCATGGACATCTCCTTTACTGAAATCAGTGAAACTATCGCTTTATCCGCTATGTATGCAGCGAACCACTTAACTGGTATTAAAGCTATTATCTCTTTAACTGAATCGGGCTACACTGCTAAGCTGATGTCACGTATTACCTCGTCTCAGCCCATTTATGCTTTATCACGTCACCAGAAGACCTTAAATAAAATGGCTCTGTACCGTGGTGTGTATCCGGTATTTTTTGACAGCACTCAAACTCCGGGTCAACAAAAAGTATCAGCTGCTGCTATTGAAGCAGTACAAGAAATTGCTCACTTAAAAAGCGGTGATTTAGTGATTTTGACCTACGGCGATATGATGGAAACTGTAGGTGCGTCGAACACCTGTAAGATAGTACAAATCAACTAA
- a CDS encoding DMT family transporter translates to MLNYILYLNGLFLLTAETAQVVIQLAPFLMMLGAVYLFKERLLLWQKIGAWLLVFGLLLFFNDRLALLLTQFSSEGFGVLLVIVAAVAWACYALAQKQLLMSFNSQQIMWLIYMAGALCFLPAAELAPVLELSAWQWGIVVFCCLNTIVAYGAFAEALQHWQAANVSAVLAITPLLTIGFAQLLAYFYPQFPSESLNIWAWVGALLVVIGSMLTALAPMLRQRL, encoded by the coding sequence TTGCTGAATTACATTTTGTATCTGAATGGTTTGTTTTTGCTAACGGCAGAAACGGCTCAGGTGGTGATCCAGCTGGCGCCCTTTTTGATGATGTTAGGTGCAGTCTATTTATTTAAAGAACGATTATTGCTTTGGCAAAAAATCGGCGCCTGGCTGTTGGTGTTTGGTTTATTGCTGTTTTTTAACGACAGATTAGCCTTGTTGCTGACTCAGTTTAGTTCTGAAGGCTTTGGTGTACTGCTGGTGATAGTAGCTGCTGTGGCCTGGGCTTGTTATGCCTTAGCGCAAAAGCAATTGTTGATGAGCTTTAACTCCCAGCAAATTATGTGGCTGATTTATATGGCTGGAGCTTTGTGTTTTCTGCCCGCAGCGGAATTGGCGCCCGTACTGGAATTGTCAGCCTGGCAATGGGGCATAGTGGTGTTTTGTTGTCTGAATACTATTGTGGCTTATGGTGCCTTTGCAGAAGCTTTACAACACTGGCAAGCAGCCAATGTCAGCGCTGTGCTGGCCATTACGCCTTTATTGACTATAGGTTTTGCTCAGTTACTGGCTTATTTTTATCCGCAGTTTCCCAGCGAATCACTGAATATCTGGGCCTGGGTTGGCGCTTTACTAGTGGTGATAGGGTCAATGCTAACGGCTTTAGCTCCTATGCTCAGGCAACGACTTTAA
- a CDS encoding EamA family transporter gives MHQSSGRVGLGFSLALLTAILWGLLPIALKWLLSSMSAATITWIRFVVAAVLVGLVLLARRKIPSLRCLTKKRSC, from the coding sequence ATGCATCAGTCGTCTGGCCGTGTTGGTCTGGGTTTTAGTTTAGCGTTATTAACTGCAATTTTATGGGGCTTGTTACCTATAGCGCTGAAGTGGTTATTAAGTTCGATGTCGGCGGCAACCATTACCTGGATCCGTTTTGTGGTGGCTGCTGTGCTGGTTGGACTGGTGTTGCTTGCCCGCAGAAAGATCCCATCGCTGCGCTGTTTAACGAAAAAAAGAAGCTGCTGA
- a CDS encoding ATP-dependent 6-phosphofructokinase: MKRIGVLTSGGDAPGMNACLRAVVLTAHANELEVIGFQRGFNGVVEQQYQTLSPYHVSGIIQNGGTILKSARCAAMQTDEGLQQAAQNLHDLELDALLVIGGDGSFRGTVALAEYYKGQLIGVPGTIDNDVDGSDFSIGFATALDTALDAIDKVRDTADAFERIFLVEVMGRHTGYLAVAAGIAAGAEQIICPELASELNLDKIAEHVEQARKHRGNCSYIIVIAETMYPGGASALAADLEQRGIECRASILGHIQRGGRPVGADRILATKLGAYAVEQLLQGAHMMMAGEINGQAGLYPLVLTGDKKKQVDSYLLRWQQQVAQY, translated from the coding sequence ATGAAGCGAATTGGAGTATTAACCTCGGGTGGTGATGCACCGGGTATGAATGCCTGTTTACGCGCTGTGGTGTTGACGGCGCATGCCAATGAGCTAGAGGTCATTGGCTTCCAGCGTGGCTTTAATGGTGTTGTGGAACAGCAGTACCAAACCTTATCGCCTTATCATGTCAGTGGCATTATTCAAAATGGCGGCACTATTCTAAAAAGCGCACGCTGCGCCGCTATGCAAACCGACGAAGGTCTACAACAAGCTGCCCAAAACCTGCATGATCTGGAACTGGACGCCTTGCTGGTAATAGGTGGTGATGGCAGTTTTCGTGGCACTGTGGCTCTGGCCGAATATTACAAAGGCCAACTTATTGGAGTGCCTGGCACTATAGACAATGATGTGGATGGCTCAGATTTCAGTATAGGTTTTGCTACGGCGCTTGATACAGCACTTGATGCCATAGATAAAGTCCGTGATACAGCAGATGCGTTTGAACGGATCTTTTTAGTTGAAGTGATGGGCCGTCATACCGGCTACCTGGCCGTTGCTGCTGGTATAGCAGCGGGTGCTGAGCAAATTATTTGTCCTGAATTGGCGTCTGAGTTAAATCTGGATAAAATTGCCGAGCATGTAGAGCAAGCACGCAAGCACCGAGGTAATTGCAGTTACATTATTGTGATTGCTGAAACCATGTACCCTGGCGGTGCATCGGCTCTGGCTGCCGATCTGGAGCAACGCGGTATTGAATGCCGGGCTTCTATTCTGGGTCATATTCAACGTGGCGGTCGTCCTGTTGGCGCCGATCGCATTCTTGCTACTAAACTCGGCGCTTATGCGGTTGAACAGCTGCTGCAAGGAGCTCATATGATGATGGCGGGTGAAATTAACGGTCAGGCTGGTTTGTATCCCCTGGTATTGACTGGCGATAAGAAAAAACAGGTCGACAGTTATTTATTACGCTGGCAACAACAAGTTGCGCAGTATTAG
- a CDS encoding LytR/AlgR family response regulator transcription factor has protein sequence MKQMLKVIVVDDEPLARRGMLVRLADFPELNIVAECSNGEEAVAAIREHQPDAVFLDVEMPGLDGFGVLKQLQQLQIDLPYVVFVTAYDHYALNAFEVQALDYVLKPVEKERLAAAVGKLTKNFEAKDDQRHKGQLAAVVAQLTGEKTDQILQRLDQSQPVMNERFPEAISIKDSGEITRVPVSAIDWVDAAGDYMCIHTRDGQTHILRRTMKELEQELDPKLFVRVHRSAIVNVNTIAKLQMLANGEHQLMLTNGQAVKVSRSYKDRVKMVFNS, from the coding sequence ATGAAACAAATGCTTAAGGTCATAGTGGTCGACGATGAACCGTTAGCCCGCCGCGGTATGCTGGTGCGTTTAGCTGACTTTCCTGAACTAAATATTGTCGCAGAGTGCAGTAATGGTGAAGAAGCTGTAGCCGCTATCCGCGAGCATCAGCCTGATGCAGTGTTTTTAGATGTCGAAATGCCTGGGCTGGATGGTTTTGGTGTGTTAAAGCAACTGCAACAGCTGCAGATTGACTTGCCTTATGTGGTGTTTGTTACAGCCTACGATCATTATGCGTTAAACGCCTTTGAAGTACAGGCACTGGATTATGTGCTCAAACCAGTGGAAAAAGAACGTTTAGCCGCTGCTGTCGGTAAACTGACGAAAAACTTTGAGGCCAAAGACGATCAGCGTCATAAAGGCCAACTGGCTGCTGTGGTTGCGCAGTTAACAGGTGAAAAAACCGATCAGATTTTACAACGTCTGGATCAGTCTCAGCCTGTGATGAATGAACGTTTCCCTGAAGCTATCAGTATCAAGGACAGTGGTGAAATTACCCGTGTACCAGTCAGCGCTATCGACTGGGTTGACGCTGCAGGTGATTACATGTGTATTCATACCCGTGACGGCCAGACTCATATTTTGCGCCGTACTATGAAAGAGCTGGAGCAGGAGCTGGATCCGAAGTTATTTGTGCGGGTACACCGCAGTGCTATCGTCAACGTGAATACCATCGCCAAATTGCAAATGCTGGCTAATGGTGAACATCAGCTGATGCTGACCAACGGTCAGGCGGTAAAAGTAAGCCGTAGCTACAAAGACCGCGTCAAAATGGTGTTTAATTCTTAA
- a CDS encoding sensor histidine kinase, whose protein sequence is MQKFFEDRHRLFWLLHTLGWVGFALISYLGSLFQEMRSAYWIVVALDAYAGWLLTIPLRYAFQRVWHWEPWKMLLSVLAVAILIAAVWTVFRNFNYWEIYRHGFKPDSWTQYFRQTTVGFYVLLSWSGLYFGIKYYQTLQQEKQKSLTASNKAHEAQLKMLRYQLNPHFLFNTLNAISTLVLLKESDTANKMLVRLSDFLRYSLYKDPIKKVPLQQELYAANLYLEIEKVRFSERLTIIYDIDEAADQALVPSLILQPLVENAIKYAVASQTSGGKIMITAQKFGHDLLMEVADDGPGMVISDGLPKGESGGVGLVNTKERLAALYDRNFSLVLTHNHPRGLKVNIRIPFEVESTDETNA, encoded by the coding sequence TTGCAAAAATTTTTTGAAGACCGTCATCGTTTGTTTTGGCTGCTGCACACCTTAGGTTGGGTGGGTTTTGCACTCATCAGTTATTTAGGTTCCTTGTTTCAGGAAATGCGCAGCGCCTACTGGATAGTAGTGGCACTGGACGCTTATGCCGGTTGGTTACTGACTATTCCGCTGCGTTATGCTTTTCAGAGAGTCTGGCATTGGGAACCCTGGAAAATGCTGCTCAGCGTGCTTGCGGTGGCTATTCTTATTGCCGCAGTATGGACTGTGTTTCGTAATTTTAATTACTGGGAAATTTACCGGCATGGTTTTAAACCCGATAGCTGGACTCAATACTTTCGCCAAACCACAGTGGGTTTTTATGTTCTGCTGAGCTGGAGCGGTTTGTATTTTGGTATTAAGTATTACCAGACGCTGCAACAGGAAAAACAAAAGTCGCTGACAGCCAGTAACAAAGCCCATGAGGCTCAGCTGAAAATGCTGCGTTATCAGCTTAATCCACATTTTTTGTTTAACACCTTAAATGCGATATCGACTTTGGTCTTATTAAAGGAATCTGATACAGCGAATAAGATGTTGGTCAGATTAAGCGACTTCTTGCGTTATTCGCTTTACAAAGATCCTATTAAAAAAGTGCCGCTGCAACAGGAGTTGTATGCTGCCAATCTCTATCTGGAAATAGAAAAAGTCCGGTTTTCAGAACGTCTGACTATTATTTACGACATAGACGAAGCCGCTGATCAGGCATTAGTACCTAGCTTGATTTTGCAGCCTTTGGTTGAAAACGCTATTAAATACGCGGTAGCGAGCCAAACCAGTGGTGGCAAGATCATGATTACAGCGCAAAAGTTTGGACACGATTTACTGATGGAAGTGGCAGATGACGGGCCTGGAATGGTGATTTCCGATGGTCTGCCAAAAGGGGAATCTGGCGGAGTAGGTTTGGTCAATACCAAAGAGCGATTAGCGGCCTTGTACGATCGCAATTTTTCTTTGGTCTTAACACACAACCATCCACGGGGTTTGAAAGTAAATATCAGAATACCATTTGAAGTAGAGAGTACAGATGAAACAAATGCTTAA
- a CDS encoding DUF962 domain-containing protein, whose product MKTIHQWFAEYGVSHQNPTNKLIHWFAVPSIYFTVFGLLWQIPMPFSLFAEQQITWPLLLAMPALAFYFSLSFAIGVGMTLFTAVVVMLIRWYEQNFNLDIWLASLLLFVVMWVFQFIGHKIEGKKPSFFQDLQFLLIGPAWLMGFILKKLKINY is encoded by the coding sequence ATGAAAACTATCCACCAATGGTTTGCCGAATACGGTGTCAGCCATCAAAATCCAACCAATAAATTGATCCATTGGTTTGCCGTCCCCTCAATTTATTTCACAGTATTTGGCTTGTTATGGCAGATCCCTATGCCTTTTAGCTTGTTTGCAGAACAACAGATCACCTGGCCTTTATTACTTGCTATGCCTGCGCTGGCGTTTTATTTCAGCTTGTCTTTTGCTATTGGTGTAGGCATGACCTTATTCACCGCAGTGGTGGTGATGCTTATTCGCTGGTATGAGCAAAACTTCAACCTGGATATCTGGTTAGCGTCTCTGTTGTTATTTGTGGTGATGTGGGTGTTTCAGTTTATTGGCCACAAAATTGAAGGGAAAAAGCCGTCGTTTTTTCAGGATTTACAGTTTTTATTGATTGGTCCTGCATGGCTAATGGGCTTTATCCTGAAAAAACTAAAGATCAACTATTAG
- a CDS encoding acyl-CoA thioesterase — MTDEALLAKRIEYAVTRVTKTVFPGRTNHHNTLFGGEALAWMDEAAFIAATRFCRKPLVTVCSDRVDFKESIPAGSIIELVARIEHVGRTSIKVNVDIFVETMFDDDQHKAISGNFTFVALGPDRKPVPVLG, encoded by the coding sequence ATGACTGACGAAGCTTTACTTGCTAAACGTATTGAATACGCTGTGACCCGGGTCACAAAAACGGTATTTCCTGGCCGGACTAATCACCACAATACCTTGTTTGGTGGAGAAGCTTTAGCCTGGATGGATGAGGCCGCTTTTATTGCTGCGACCCGATTTTGCCGTAAACCTCTTGTCACTGTCTGTTCTGATCGGGTGGATTTTAAAGAGTCTATTCCAGCTGGTTCTATTATTGAACTGGTTGCCCGAATTGAGCATGTAGGCCGCACCAGTATTAAAGTGAACGTGGATATTTTTGTTGAAACTATGTTTGACGACGATCAACATAAGGCCATATCAGGCAACTTTACTTTTGTTGCTTTAGGACCAGATCGTAAGCCGGTTCCTGTATTAGGCTAA
- the hinT gene encoding purine nucleoside phosphoramidase, with translation MAQETIFSKIIRREIPADILYQDDLVTAFRDINPRAPTHILIVPNVLIPTVNDVEPEHELALGRLFTVARKLAADAGIAENGYRLIMNCNEHGGQEVYHIHMHLVGGKALGAMVAR, from the coding sequence ATGGCTCAAGAAACTATTTTCAGCAAAATCATTCGCCGTGAAATTCCGGCCGACATTTTATACCAGGACGACTTAGTCACGGCTTTCCGCGATATTAATCCACGGGCACCCACTCATATCCTGATTGTCCCTAATGTATTAATTCCTACAGTAAACGATGTAGAGCCTGAACACGAGCTGGCTTTGGGCCGTTTATTTACTGTAGCCCGCAAACTGGCTGCAGACGCTGGCATCGCTGAAAACGGTTACCGTTTGATCATGAACTGCAATGAACATGGTGGCCAGGAAGTTTATCATATCCATATGCATCTGGTCGGTGGTAAAGCCTTAGGGGCTATGGTGGCGCGTTAA
- a CDS encoding M61 family metallopeptidase: MTLLAYQLSITDITAHLVAVELRFTPQSSDSIQLSLPSWIPGSYMVRDFAKHLHSIEAFDDAGALTLLQLDKQSWQLNHNLQALTVRYKVYAFDLSVRGCYLDDQLAILNPAALCLEVKGMESSPVTLNVVAPEFLDWQVATGLTRGRTTQPLHCGLYHADNYQQLIDTPLMLGKLDIAEFDVCGVPHYLVLAGHEQVDLERFKAELQRICHQQQQVFGALPADLNQYWFLCWVTDAGYGGLEHHNSTLLLLTHQDLPNLERPDESTADYQNLLGLCSHEYFHTWWVKRAKPAQFLPYRLNTEQYTSQLWLYEGFTSYYDDLALVRCGLLTQEQYFSALEKTINRVQLSPSEQVQSVADSSFNAWTKYYKQDENAVNAVVSYYTKGSLIALCLDALLRSKDKTLDALMQLAWRSYGEPALGSSEQQFIQLCSDYAGKDTASQLYSWVHGTSALPLIELLPHLGLNTAKRQQEHSKDLSGCKAPAYPVRAFGAAFSAAAEGLKITNVALNSVAYKAGLMAQDQLIAINAVKATEQNFWRQLNQSKIGRVLTLHVFRKQRLVQLSMPVELAAEALTYLQLVDQQKAANWLGKTQE; encoded by the coding sequence ATGACGCTATTGGCTTACCAGCTTAGTATTACTGACATTACCGCACATCTGGTTGCAGTTGAACTTCGTTTTACACCACAAAGCAGCGACAGCATCCAGTTATCTTTGCCAAGTTGGATCCCCGGCAGCTATATGGTGCGTGATTTTGCCAAACACCTTCACTCTATTGAAGCTTTTGATGACGCCGGCGCGCTAACTTTGCTGCAGCTGGATAAACAAAGCTGGCAACTGAATCATAATCTGCAGGCGCTGACGGTACGATATAAAGTCTATGCCTTTGATTTGTCGGTGCGAGGCTGTTATCTGGACGATCAACTGGCTATTTTAAATCCGGCGGCTTTGTGTCTTGAAGTCAAAGGCATGGAATCTTCGCCTGTGACTTTGAATGTAGTTGCACCTGAATTTTTAGACTGGCAAGTGGCTACAGGATTAACAAGAGGCCGCACCACCCAACCACTGCACTGTGGTTTGTATCATGCCGATAACTATCAGCAACTGATTGATACTCCTTTAATGCTCGGCAAACTGGATATTGCCGAATTTGATGTCTGTGGTGTGCCACATTATTTGGTGCTGGCAGGCCACGAGCAGGTCGATCTGGAACGTTTTAAAGCAGAGCTGCAACGCATCTGCCATCAGCAGCAACAAGTGTTTGGTGCGCTGCCCGCCGATTTAAATCAGTATTGGTTTTTGTGTTGGGTAACAGATGCTGGTTATGGCGGGCTTGAGCATCATAATTCAACCTTATTACTCTTGACGCATCAGGATTTACCTAACCTGGAACGCCCGGATGAAAGCACAGCCGACTATCAAAATTTACTCGGCCTGTGCAGTCATGAGTATTTTCATACCTGGTGGGTGAAACGCGCTAAACCAGCCCAGTTTTTACCTTATAGATTAAACACAGAGCAATACACCAGCCAGCTCTGGCTATACGAAGGTTTTACCTCTTACTACGATGATTTAGCTTTGGTTCGTTGTGGTTTACTGACGCAGGAACAGTACTTTTCGGCATTGGAAAAAACCATTAACCGAGTGCAATTAAGCCCTTCAGAGCAAGTGCAATCTGTGGCTGACAGCAGCTTTAATGCCTGGACTAAGTACTACAAACAAGATGAAAATGCTGTGAATGCCGTGGTCAGCTATTACACCAAAGGCAGCCTGATTGCCTTGTGTCTGGATGCGTTATTGCGCAGCAAAGACAAGACGCTCGATGCCTTGATGCAATTGGCCTGGCGCAGTTATGGTGAGCCAGCTCTGGGTAGTTCTGAGCAGCAATTCATCCAACTCTGTTCAGATTATGCAGGTAAAGATACAGCCAGCCAATTATACAGCTGGGTACATGGCACTTCTGCACTACCTCTGATAGAACTCTTACCGCATCTTGGTTTAAATACAGCCAAACGCCAGCAAGAACACAGCAAAGACCTGTCAGGCTGCAAAGCTCCTGCTTATCCGGTACGGGCTTTTGGCGCGGCTTTCAGTGCTGCTGCGGAAGGCTTAAAGATAACAAACGTAGCTCTGAATTCTGTCGCTTATAAAGCAGGCTTAATGGCACAGGATCAGCTGATTGCCATCAATGCAGTGAAGGCCACGGAGCAAAATTTCTGGCGGCAGCTCAACCAAAGTAAGATTGGCAGGGTATTGACCCTGCATGTATTTCGTAAACAACGTCTGGTGCAACTGTCGATGCCGGTAGAACTTGCTGCTGAAGCTTTGACTTATTTGCAACTTGTCGACCAGCAAAAGGCCGCAAACTGGCTTGGAAAAACACAGGAATAA